The sequence below is a genomic window from Thermodesulfovibrionales bacterium.
TTGGAAAAGACCGTCGACTGGTACAAGAAAAACGAGTGGTGGTGGAGACCGCTCAAGGATAGATTGGCCTCTGAGAGTGCCGGATTCTGGACGAGGAAATGACCGGCGGGAATCGGGCGTCGTGAAGAAGGATAATCGAGAGTGAAAATCCTCGTTACCGGCTCGAAGGGCATGCTCGCCCACGACCTCATCCCCCTCCTCAGGGAGTCGCATGAGGTCGCCGCATTCGACCTCGATCTCGATATCACCGTCCGGAGGGATGTCTCGGAGGCGGTACGGCGCATCGCTCCTGACAGGGTCATCAACTGCGCGGCTTACACGCAGGTCGACAAGGCTGAGGAAGAGAGAGAAAAGGCGTTCCTCGTAAACGGCCTCGGCGTCCAGAACCTCGCGCTCGCATGCGCGGAGGGCGGCATACCGCTCTGTCAGGTGAGCACCGACTACGTCTTTGACGGCGAGAAAGAGACCCCCTACACTCCCTTCGATAACACAAACCCGATCAGCGTCTACGGCGAGTCAAAGCTGGCGGGAGAGAGATACGCCGAGTGGATACTGAGCCGATTCTACATCATCAGGACGAGCTGGCTCTACGGGAAAGGCGGGAAGAACTTCGTCGAGACGATTAGGAGAATCGCGCGGGAACGTCCCGAGATACGGGTCGTGGATGACCAGAGGGGGTCCCCCACCTCTACGGTCTCTCTTTCCCGTGCGATAAAAAGCCTCATCGAGACGAACGCATACGGCATCCACCATTTTACCGACCGGACAGACGGCGGCATAAGCTGGTTCGACTTCGCGGGGGAGATCGTGAGAGTATCCGGTCTCCCCGCCCGCGTCCTGCCGATAAAGACTGAGGAGTACCCGCTCCCCGCGAGGAGGCCGAAATATTCGGTCCTCGATCTATCGCTCTTTCCGGCAGCTGCCGGATTCGAGCCCGTAGACTGGAAGGCCGCCCTCAGAGATTATCTTGCAACGTAAAAGACCCCGGCTTTTACGTTACTGTTTTTCTATTCTGAATGTGTAGGTGAGACGGACCGATCCGGATTGAGGGTTGGTCCACATGAGACAGAAGTATTGTTTCCTGTCGGGATAGAACCTGCCCTCCTCGCCGGCTGTATTGTCCTTCGTGACCGGATAGGTGATCTTGGCGCCTTCGTGATAATGGATATTGAAGTTTACGGGCCCTTCCGTCTTGAACGAATAGTACAACACGTCGGTCTGGATGAGTTCCATGCAATCTTCATGGACCTTGGACGGTGCTAGGGTAACTTCCGATTCATTTTTCACCTGCATCGGACTACACGCAACGACAACGAGAATCAAAAGACAGGTCAATACCACGGCTTCAAGAATCTTCAGCATCGTTCGCCTCCTTTTCGTCTGCATTTGGGAACCTCTTTCGAGAGAGAAGTCACCGTCTTCAATCAGATTATAAGACAGATTTATCGGCGAGTCCAGAATTGTTTCGACGACGCGCCTGACATCATCGTGCCGAGGCCGCGGCATCCCGCAGGGCGTCTTCAAACCGGAGTGCTATGGCGTCCCAGGAGAAGTTTCTCGCATAACTCTTCCCTTGCCGGCCGAGACGGAGCCTGAGCGACTCGTCTCTCAGGAGAAGATCGAGTTTTTCCGCGAGATCGGGAACGGAGCCCGACCGAAAGCTCAGACCGAAGCCTTCTTCCGCCACAAACGCCAATTCGGGGATGTCGCTCACGAGGACCGGTTTCCCGCATGCGGCCGCTTCGAGGATGCTGATGGGGGAAGATTCATGCCGGGACGGCAGGACAAAGACCTCCGCGCCTGAAAGAAGACGGAGCTTTTCCTCCCCGGTCACGAAGCCCGCATAACTCACCCTGTCCCTGACCGCAGGAGAGAGCTTCGAGACGAGACCATCAAAGGCATCGAACTGGTATCCCGCGAGAACGAGTCTTGAATCCGGATAGGCGCGGCCCGTCTCTTCGAAGGCCTTTGCGAGGAGATCGAGGCCCTTCGTATAGACATCGATCCTGCTCATGAAGAGGATATACCCGTCGCCTTTACCGGATGTCCCGAGGAGTTCGTCATTTATCCCATTCGGTATGACCGCACAGGATTCCACGTTATCCCCCGCCCTCCCCAGCACCTTTCTCTTTGTCACCTCCGAGACGAAGATGAACCGGTCATGGACTTTCGGATAAAGCCATTCCACTGCAAACATCGGAAGGGAGACAAGAGGGTTAAACTTCCTGAGTGAATGCCCTTCCATGAT
It includes:
- a CDS encoding glycosyltransferase family 4 protein codes for the protein MKILQLIYEAPESPFGFGGAGVRAYEIYRRLSDRHDITLLSMKFPGAHDGDVDGIRRVFVGTESESLIRSVFSYVRKAVTYVRRHGDSFDVIVENFLPSTPFFSRFLTKTPVLLQVQGIMEGHSLRKFNPLVSLPMFAVEWLYPKVHDRFIFVSEVTKRKVLGRAGDNVESCAVIPNGINDELLGTSGKGDGYILFMSRIDVYTKGLDLLAKAFEETGRAYPDSRLVLAGYQFDAFDGLVSKLSPAVRDRVSYAGFVTGEEKLRLLSGAEVFVLPSRHESSPISILEAAACGKPVLVSDIPELAFVAEEGFGLSFRSGSVPDLAEKLDLLLRDESLRLRLGRQGKSYARNFSWDAIALRFEDALRDAAASAR
- the rfbD gene encoding dTDP-4-dehydrorhamnose reductase; this encodes MKILVTGSKGMLAHDLIPLLRESHEVAAFDLDLDITVRRDVSEAVRRIAPDRVINCAAYTQVDKAEEEREKAFLVNGLGVQNLALACAEGGIPLCQVSTDYVFDGEKETPYTPFDNTNPISVYGESKLAGERYAEWILSRFYIIRTSWLYGKGGKNFVETIRRIARERPEIRVVDDQRGSPTSTVSLSRAIKSLIETNAYGIHHFTDRTDGGISWFDFAGEIVRVSGLPARVLPIKTEEYPLPARRPKYSVLDLSLFPAAAGFEPVDWKAALRDYLAT